One window of the Chitinophaga niabensis genome contains the following:
- the icd gene encoding NADP-dependent isocitrate dehydrogenase, producing MTNVLPLRSINKTITQNMPAEKIQMINGQIKVPAHPIIPFIIGDGIGPDIWRASVRVFDAAIEKAYGSDRKIEWKEVLAGEKAFKETGEWLPKATLDALKEYLVSIKGPLSTPVGGGIRSLNVAMRQELDLYACVRPVRWFNKVPSPVKHPEKVDMVIFRENTEDIYAGIEYMYGTPDADKLLKFLQEELGVKQIRFPETSSFGIKPVSKEGTERLVRAAITYAVEHKKPTVTIVHKGNIMKFTEGGFKNWGYELAVREFGDKVYTWEQWEKTKAEKGEDEANREIKVAQAHNKIIINDVIADNFLQQILLAPQDFSVIATLNLNGDYISDALAAAVGGIGIAPGGNINYATGHAVFEATHGTAPRFANTDTMNPSSVILSGVMMLEYMGWKEAAEIIVHGLSTAIMRKRVTIDFYKLMDDATLVKCSEFADEIIKQL from the coding sequence ATGACAAATGTGTTACCTTTGCGGTCAATTAATAAAACAATAACTCAGAATATGCCGGCAGAAAAAATTCAGATGATTAACGGGCAGATCAAGGTCCCTGCCCATCCTATTATTCCGTTCATTATTGGTGATGGCATCGGGCCGGATATCTGGCGTGCCAGTGTCCGCGTGTTTGATGCAGCTATTGAAAAGGCTTACGGCAGCGATCGTAAGATTGAATGGAAAGAAGTACTGGCTGGCGAAAAGGCTTTTAAAGAAACAGGCGAATGGCTCCCCAAAGCTACGCTGGATGCGCTGAAAGAGTACCTCGTATCTATCAAAGGCCCGCTGAGTACACCGGTGGGTGGCGGTATCCGTTCCCTGAACGTGGCCATGCGCCAGGAGCTTGACCTCTATGCCTGCGTTCGTCCTGTACGCTGGTTCAACAAAGTACCCTCTCCCGTTAAACATCCTGAGAAGGTAGACATGGTGATCTTCCGTGAAAACACAGAGGATATCTACGCCGGTATTGAATATATGTATGGCACACCTGATGCGGACAAACTCCTGAAGTTCTTACAGGAAGAACTGGGCGTTAAACAGATCCGTTTCCCTGAAACTTCTTCTTTTGGTATCAAACCGGTATCTAAAGAAGGTACGGAAAGGCTGGTACGTGCGGCCATCACTTATGCCGTTGAGCATAAAAAACCCACTGTGACCATCGTGCACAAAGGAAATATCATGAAGTTCACGGAAGGTGGCTTCAAGAATTGGGGTTATGAACTGGCTGTACGTGAATTTGGCGATAAAGTGTATACCTGGGAGCAATGGGAGAAAACCAAAGCTGAGAAAGGGGAAGATGAAGCCAACCGCGAGATCAAAGTAGCACAGGCGCATAACAAGATCATCATTAACGATGTGATCGCAGATAACTTCCTGCAGCAGATCCTGCTGGCACCACAGGACTTCTCCGTGATCGCTACCCTCAACCTGAACGGCGACTATATCTCTGATGCCCTCGCCGCTGCTGTAGGTGGTATTGGTATTGCACCAGGTGGTAACATCAACTATGCTACCGGCCACGCTGTATTTGAAGCAACACACGGCACAGCTCCCCGCTTTGCCAACACAGATACCATGAACCCTTCTTCCGTGATCCTTTCCGGCGTAATGATGCTGGAATACATGGGCTGGAAGGAAGCTGCAGAGATCATTGTACATGGCCTCAGCACTGCTATCATGCGTAAAAGAGTAACGATCGACTTCTACAAACTAATGGATGATGCCACCCTGGTAAAATGCAGTGAGTTTGCGGATGAGATCATCAAACAGCTCTAA
- a CDS encoding DUF4288 domain-containing protein, giving the protein MYWFVAKIVYQIICGKGEHLPQFDEQLRLISAINKQEAWKKALQIGEQEQYAFKNQREELVEWRFINVPELYTLDDLKDGMELYSRVEEPENASNYIALLQMKAAQLQSQKSFELNV; this is encoded by the coding sequence ATGTATTGGTTTGTTGCAAAGATCGTTTACCAGATAATATGCGGAAAAGGAGAACACCTCCCGCAATTCGATGAGCAGTTACGCCTGATCAGTGCTATCAATAAACAAGAGGCCTGGAAAAAAGCACTGCAGATCGGAGAACAGGAGCAATACGCATTTAAGAATCAAAGAGAGGAACTGGTAGAATGGCGCTTTATCAATGTGCCTGAATTGTATACACTGGACGATCTGAAAGACGGAATGGAACTGTATTCCCGTGTAGAAGAGCCTGAAAATGCCAGCAACTATATTGCCCTGTTGCAGATGAAAGCAGCCCAGTTACAATCACAGAAGTCTTTTGAATTAAACGTATAG
- a CDS encoding thioesterase family protein, which translates to MQALFQPGDVKTFQRVVRKEDCAAFDSGLVHPVYATFALARDAEWCCRLFVLEMKEADEEGIGTMLSLQHVSPALEGSTVDFRATVKTLNGHEIICTLEIKVGDRVIATGENGQKVLKKEKLEAVFQKLQR; encoded by the coding sequence ATGCAAGCTTTATTTCAACCAGGTGATGTTAAAACTTTCCAGCGTGTAGTACGGAAAGAAGATTGTGCTGCATTTGACAGCGGGCTGGTGCATCCGGTATATGCTACGTTTGCACTGGCACGGGATGCAGAATGGTGTTGCCGCTTGTTTGTACTGGAAATGAAAGAGGCGGATGAAGAAGGGATCGGAACAATGCTGAGTCTGCAACATGTATCTCCTGCATTGGAAGGTAGTACGGTTGATTTCAGGGCTACCGTAAAAACATTAAACGGGCATGAGATCATTTGTACGCTGGAAATAAAGGTGGGGGACAGGGTTATTGCCACAGGGGAGAATGGGCAGAAGGTCCTGAAAAAAGAGAAGCTGGAGGCTGTGTTTCAAAAGTTGCAGCGCTAA
- a CDS encoding FAD-binding oxidoreductase, whose product MTEHIVAILDITPVTHNVKRFRIEKPAGYKFVPGQATDVSINKPGWEAELRPFTFTALNHWDFLEFTIKIYNDHPGVTNQLGKLKVGDSLRIHDVWGAIHYQGEGVFIAGGAGVTPFIAIFRDLEKEGKVGNNKLIFSNKTRQDIILEEEFQRILGPNFINTLTDEAIPGYDNHRVDEVYLRAKVKDFNQNFYICGPDPMVAAIQSTLKKLGGKSIVVEL is encoded by the coding sequence ATGACAGAACATATTGTTGCAATATTGGATATAACCCCTGTAACCCATAACGTTAAGAGATTCAGGATAGAAAAGCCCGCCGGCTACAAGTTTGTGCCGGGGCAGGCAACAGATGTGTCCATTAACAAACCCGGCTGGGAAGCAGAACTCCGCCCTTTTACTTTCACCGCCCTCAACCATTGGGATTTCCTGGAATTCACCATCAAGATCTATAACGACCATCCCGGCGTCACCAATCAACTGGGCAAACTTAAGGTGGGAGACAGTCTCCGGATCCATGATGTATGGGGAGCTATCCATTACCAGGGGGAAGGGGTTTTTATTGCCGGAGGAGCCGGTGTCACTCCTTTTATTGCCATTTTCCGGGACCTGGAAAAAGAAGGCAAAGTGGGTAATAATAAACTGATCTTTTCCAACAAAACCCGCCAGGACATTATCCTGGAAGAGGAATTTCAACGCATTCTCGGCCCAAATTTCATCAATACCCTCACAGATGAAGCCATTCCCGGGTATGATAATCACCGGGTAGACGAAGTGTACCTTCGGGCCAAAGTGAAGGATTTTAACCAGAATTTCTATATCTGTGGCCCCGATCCCATGGTGGCTGCTATCCAATCCACCCTCAAAAAATTAGGCGGTAAATCCATCGTGGTGGAATTGTGA
- a CDS encoding TlpA disulfide reductase family protein, protein MKLSSILPGLLLLPALAGAQTNYTIKGKVGQLNAPIKAYLRYAADGKQVTDSATLTNGSFEFTGTVKEPTRAMVSLYYGPTASRFVNGTERVKVYLENGTISIESADSIKFSKVKGGVANQESNDLDVLLKPLEKRNSDLMELWMSKSEAERKDSVFYAGIMATNDAIIKDRKEVLKKFIASKPKSVLGLEALQEYAGSFPDYEEVKPLFNTLAAGVQKSEAGVKYAERLERVKAVAIGAIAPGFTQNDPEGKPVSLASFRGKYVLIDFWASWCGPCRAENPTVVKAYNAYKDKNFTVLGVSLDQEGAHDKWVKAIADDNLTWTQVSDLAFWKNAVAQQYAVNSIPQNFLLDPNGKIIAKNLRGKNLEDKLAEVIK, encoded by the coding sequence ATGAAACTATCATCTATCCTCCCCGGCCTACTGTTGTTACCCGCTTTGGCCGGAGCACAAACTAATTATACCATTAAAGGCAAGGTGGGGCAATTGAATGCTCCTATCAAAGCTTACCTCCGTTATGCGGCAGATGGTAAACAGGTAACGGATTCCGCTACGCTTACAAATGGTTCCTTTGAGTTCACAGGTACTGTGAAAGAACCGACCAGAGCTATGGTATCCTTATATTATGGTCCTACTGCTTCCCGCTTTGTGAACGGTACGGAACGTGTTAAAGTATACCTGGAAAATGGTACGATCTCTATTGAGAGCGCGGATTCCATCAAATTTTCCAAAGTGAAAGGCGGTGTTGCCAACCAGGAAAGTAATGACCTGGATGTTTTGCTGAAGCCATTGGAGAAACGTAACTCCGATCTGATGGAGCTTTGGATGAGCAAATCAGAAGCTGAGCGTAAGGATTCTGTGTTCTATGCTGGTATAATGGCTACTAACGATGCTATCATAAAAGACCGTAAAGAAGTGCTGAAGAAGTTCATTGCTTCCAAACCTAAATCTGTTCTTGGTCTTGAGGCTTTACAGGAATATGCAGGTTCTTTCCCTGATTATGAGGAAGTAAAACCTCTCTTCAATACCCTGGCTGCCGGTGTGCAAAAAAGCGAGGCGGGTGTGAAGTATGCTGAACGTCTTGAGCGGGTGAAGGCTGTGGCTATTGGGGCTATTGCGCCTGGTTTCACACAGAATGACCCTGAAGGTAAACCGGTTTCGCTGGCTTCTTTCAGAGGTAAATATGTGTTGATCGATTTCTGGGCTTCCTGGTGTGGACCTTGCCGTGCGGAGAATCCTACAGTGGTGAAGGCGTATAATGCTTATAAAGACAAGAACTTTACGGTGCTGGGGGTTTCTCTGGACCAGGAAGGTGCGCATGATAAATGGGTGAAGGCGATCGCTGATGATAATCTTACCTGGACGCAGGTTTCTGACCTGGCTTTCTGGAAGAATGCGGTGGCTCAGCAGTATGCGGTGAATTCTATTCCGCAGAATTTCCTGCTGGATCCTAATGGGAAGATCATTGCTAAGAACCTTCGTGGGAAGAACCTGGAGGATAAGCTGGCTGAGGTGATTAAATAA
- a CDS encoding LytR/AlgR family response regulator transcription factor translates to MIKTVLIDDEPLARELVKEFLLAHPQIEVVAECNDGFEGLKAIQQYQPDLIFLDIQMPKINGFEMLELVDKIPCVIFTTAFEEYAIRAFEVNAIDYLLKPFSRDRFDKALQKMLERRTEVTAALLESTSQEMPMQHNRVVVKINGKIKIIPVQDIHYLEAADDYVKIVTQEGPFLKNKTMTFFEKMLDPQQFIRVHRSFILNVSQITRIDPYEKETYLAILRDGSKILVSKTGYPKLKEVLGL, encoded by the coding sequence ATGATAAAAACAGTTCTGATAGATGACGAGCCGCTGGCCAGGGAACTGGTGAAAGAATTTCTGCTGGCGCACCCGCAGATAGAAGTAGTAGCGGAATGTAATGATGGCTTTGAAGGACTGAAAGCCATCCAGCAGTATCAACCCGATCTGATCTTCCTGGACATCCAGATGCCGAAGATCAATGGATTTGAAATGCTGGAACTTGTGGATAAAATTCCCTGCGTGATCTTCACCACCGCTTTTGAAGAATATGCCATCCGCGCGTTTGAAGTGAATGCCATTGACTACCTGCTCAAACCCTTCTCCCGCGACCGGTTTGATAAAGCCTTACAGAAAATGCTGGAACGGCGGACAGAAGTAACCGCTGCCTTACTGGAAAGCACTTCGCAGGAAATGCCCATGCAGCATAACAGGGTAGTGGTAAAGATCAATGGAAAGATCAAGATCATCCCGGTACAGGATATTCATTACCTGGAAGCAGCAGATGATTATGTGAAGATCGTTACACAGGAGGGGCCTTTCCTGAAGAATAAAACAATGACTTTCTTTGAGAAGATGCTGGACCCGCAGCAATTTATCAGGGTGCATCGCTCTTTTATCCTGAACGTGAGCCAGATCACACGTATTGATCCTTATGAGAAAGAAACTTATCTCGCTATCCTGCGGGATGGCAGTAAAATATTAGTGAGCAAAACAGGATATCCAAAACTGAAGGAAGTGCTGGGGCTATAA
- a CDS encoding NADP-dependent isocitrate dehydrogenase: MSQKIKVANPVVELDGDEMTRIIWKFIKDKLILPYLELDIKYYDLGMEYRDETNDQVTIDAANAIKQYNVGIKCATITPDEERVKEFKLKQMWKSPNGTIRNILDGTVFREPIVMKNVPRLVPNWTAPICIGRHAFGDQYRATDFVVKGKGKLTIKFEGENGEVIEHEVYQFKGDGVALAMYNTDESIRGFARACFNQALIKKWPLYLSTKNTILKKYDGRFKDIFEETYQQEFKAEFDKAGLTYEHRLIDDMVASALKWHGNFVWACKNYDGDVQSDTVAQGFGSLGLMTSTLVTPDGKTMEAEAAHGTVTRHYRDHQAGKPTSTNPIASIFAWTRGLEFRGKLDNNQDLINFCQSLEQVCIEVVESGKMTKDLAVCIHGNKVEHGKHYLYTEEFLEELDKALKIKLNK, translated from the coding sequence ATGTCTCAAAAAATCAAAGTAGCAAACCCTGTGGTTGAACTGGATGGCGACGAAATGACGCGGATCATCTGGAAGTTCATTAAAGACAAACTGATCCTCCCCTACCTGGAGTTAGATATAAAGTATTATGACCTTGGCATGGAATACCGTGACGAGACAAATGACCAGGTTACGATCGATGCGGCCAATGCTATCAAACAATATAACGTTGGTATCAAATGTGCTACCATTACGCCTGACGAAGAACGCGTAAAGGAATTTAAGCTGAAACAAATGTGGAAATCACCGAACGGAACTATCCGTAACATCCTGGATGGTACTGTGTTCCGTGAGCCTATTGTGATGAAGAACGTTCCGCGTTTAGTGCCTAACTGGACTGCCCCTATCTGTATCGGCCGTCACGCTTTTGGTGATCAGTATCGTGCAACCGATTTCGTAGTAAAAGGTAAAGGTAAACTCACTATCAAATTTGAAGGTGAGAACGGTGAAGTGATTGAACATGAAGTATACCAGTTCAAAGGTGATGGTGTTGCGCTGGCCATGTATAATACGGATGAATCTATCCGTGGTTTTGCACGTGCATGTTTCAACCAGGCCCTGATCAAAAAATGGCCTTTGTATCTCAGCACCAAGAACACCATCCTGAAAAAATACGATGGCCGTTTTAAAGATATCTTCGAAGAAACTTACCAACAGGAGTTCAAAGCTGAATTCGATAAAGCCGGTCTTACTTATGAGCACCGCCTCATCGATGACATGGTGGCCAGTGCACTGAAATGGCATGGTAACTTTGTATGGGCTTGTAAGAACTATGATGGTGATGTACAGTCTGATACTGTAGCACAAGGTTTTGGTTCCCTGGGTCTGATGACTTCTACCCTGGTTACACCTGATGGTAAAACCATGGAAGCAGAAGCAGCACATGGTACCGTTACCCGTCACTATCGTGATCACCAGGCTGGTAAACCAACTTCCACCAACCCTATCGCTTCCATCTTTGCATGGACCCGCGGTCTGGAATTCCGTGGTAAGCTGGATAACAACCAGGACCTGATCAACTTCTGCCAGTCACTCGAGCAGGTTTGTATCGAAGTGGTGGAAAGCGGTAAAATGACGAAGGACCTCGCAGTATGTATCCATGGTAACAAAGTGGAACATGGCAAACATTACCTCTATACAGAGGAATTCCTGGAGGAACTGGATAAAGCGTTGAAAATTAAGCTGAACAAATAA
- a CDS encoding sensor histidine kinase: protein MATHLLKEKPYRWTFVIGFIVFLNLHRVILYNWLHLRLTIAVTESLVHNILLFLAVAAITQMQAYYRPVNRRYVNVAVLTTVVSLIWLASVYCLLKAFFGNEVIYTQWLSDTLPIRFALGWMLITGTGFISFFMYEMEETREVLARKEAAEKLSKEAELYKLRQQLQPHFLFNSLNSINALVSIRPEEARQMIQKLSDFLRGTLKKEDQLWIPLKEELVYLELYLDIEKVRFRHRLTTTVNTAEDVSNMQIPPMLLQPVVENAIKFGLYDTTEAINIAIEARKENEVLIVSVSNPFDPSLQQQPYQGTGFGLNSISRRLFLLFARQDLLETKINDNIFTTIIKVPQLHDKNSSDR, encoded by the coding sequence TTGGCTACACATCTGTTAAAAGAAAAGCCTTACCGCTGGACCTTCGTCATTGGTTTCATCGTTTTTCTCAACCTGCACCGCGTTATTTTATACAACTGGCTGCACCTGAGATTAACGATTGCCGTAACGGAAAGTCTTGTTCATAATATCCTGCTTTTTTTAGCCGTAGCGGCCATCACACAAATGCAGGCATATTACCGGCCGGTTAACAGGAGATATGTGAATGTGGCCGTCCTTACCACCGTAGTAAGTTTGATCTGGCTGGCAAGTGTATATTGCCTTTTAAAGGCCTTCTTCGGAAATGAAGTAATATATACACAATGGTTATCAGACACACTGCCCATCCGTTTCGCATTAGGCTGGATGCTGATCACCGGTACCGGTTTTATCAGCTTCTTCATGTACGAAATGGAAGAAACGCGGGAGGTCCTCGCCCGGAAAGAAGCAGCAGAGAAATTATCCAAAGAAGCAGAACTCTATAAACTGCGGCAGCAATTGCAGCCGCACTTCCTGTTTAACAGCCTGAACTCTATCAATGCCCTCGTATCCATCCGCCCGGAAGAAGCCAGGCAGATGATCCAGAAACTGAGTGACTTCCTGCGGGGCACACTCAAAAAAGAAGACCAGCTCTGGATACCGTTGAAGGAAGAACTGGTGTACCTGGAATTGTATCTCGATATTGAAAAAGTTCGTTTCCGTCACCGTTTAACCACTACCGTTAATACGGCAGAGGATGTTTCAAACATGCAGATCCCGCCCATGCTGCTGCAGCCCGTGGTAGAAAATGCCATTAAATTCGGGTTGTATGATACAACAGAGGCGATCAATATAGCGATCGAAGCCAGGAAAGAAAACGAGGTGCTGATCGTATCCGTTTCCAATCCATTCGATCCGTCTTTACAACAACAGCCTTACCAGGGAACAGGCTTTGGCCTGAACTCTATCAGCAGAAGATTGTTTTTATTATTTGCGCGGCAGGACCTGTTGGAAACGAAGATCAACGACAACATATTTACCACCATCATTAAAGTACCACAACTCCATGATAAAAACAGTTCTGATAGATGA
- a CDS encoding LiaF transmembrane domain-containing protein, producing the protein MSRLNRQQDNSGNGLWAGVIVLCIGLFFFLDRLDLRMPHWVFSWPMLLIVIGFIMGAKRKFQGPAWFILMLVGTVFLVDDIVPFAWDLRRFMWPIILIVIGVYLIGKASSRRQQYDEYLRGGSTSDDYLQATTIFSGSNKVVLSKDFKGGNITTVFGGTELNFMQADIHGEVILDITTLFGGVELVVPSNWDVKLDVNTVFGGIEDKRGINPMPNSGKTLIIKGSCTFGGVDLRSF; encoded by the coding sequence ATGAGCAGACTTAATCGTCAACAAGATAATAGCGGTAATGGTCTTTGGGCCGGCGTGATAGTTCTTTGTATTGGTCTATTCTTTTTCCTGGACCGCCTGGACCTCCGCATGCCGCACTGGGTATTTAGCTGGCCTATGTTGCTGATCGTGATCGGTTTTATAATGGGCGCAAAACGTAAATTCCAGGGGCCGGCATGGTTCATCCTGATGCTGGTAGGTACCGTGTTCCTGGTAGATGACATTGTTCCTTTTGCATGGGACCTGCGCCGGTTCATGTGGCCGATCATCCTGATAGTTATAGGTGTATACCTGATCGGTAAAGCTTCCAGCCGCAGACAGCAATATGATGAATATCTGCGGGGAGGAAGCACCAGCGATGATTATTTACAGGCCACTACTATTTTCAGCGGCTCCAATAAAGTAGTGCTGTCCAAAGATTTCAAAGGAGGTAATATCACCACCGTTTTCGGCGGCACAGAACTGAACTTTATGCAGGCAGACATTCACGGAGAAGTTATACTCGATATCACCACTTTATTTGGTGGCGTTGAATTAGTAGTTCCTTCCAACTGGGATGTGAAGTTAGATGTGAACACCGTATTCGGTGGAATTGAAGATAAACGGGGGATAAACCCCATGCCAAATTCCGGCAAAACTTTGATCATCAAAGGTTCCTGCACATTTGGCGGGGTAGACCTGAGAAGCTTTTAA